One genomic window of Bradyrhizobium sp. CCGE-LA001 includes the following:
- the hutI gene encoding imidazolonepropionase yields MAERFDRIWHNARLATMRADRPDLGEIERGLIAARGGRIVYAGAQADFPANSDAAERIDCGGRWITPGLVDCHTHLVYGGNRAHEFELRLKGASYEEIARAGGGIVSTVAATRKASEAELVASALPRLDALIAEGVTTIEIKSGYGLDTATETRQLAAARSLGRERPVAIRTSFLGAHALPVEANGDKDRYIDLVCNEMLPAVAKAGLADAVDAFMEGIAFSAEQTARVFETARQLGLPVKLHADQLSNLGGAALAAKFSALSADHLEHTDEAGAAAMAKAGTVAVLLPGAFYFIRETQKPPVETFRKTGACMALATDCNPGSSPLTSLLLAMNMGATLFRMTVAECLAGVTREGARALGVLQETGTLEAGKWCDLAIWDIERPAELVYRIGFNPLQRRVWRGQ; encoded by the coding sequence ATGGCAGAGCGCTTCGACCGGATCTGGCACAATGCCCGGCTCGCCACGATGCGGGCCGACCGTCCCGATCTCGGAGAGATTGAGCGTGGCCTGATCGCCGCGCGCGGCGGCCGCATCGTCTATGCGGGTGCGCAAGCTGATTTCCCGGCAAATTCTGATGCGGCCGAACGGATCGACTGCGGAGGACGTTGGATCACGCCGGGTCTTGTCGATTGCCACACCCATCTCGTCTATGGCGGCAACCGCGCGCATGAATTCGAGCTGCGCCTGAAGGGCGCGAGCTACGAGGAGATTGCGCGCGCCGGCGGCGGTATCGTCTCGACGGTGGCCGCGACACGCAAGGCGAGCGAAGCCGAGCTTGTCGCGAGCGCGTTGCCGCGGCTCGACGCCTTGATCGCCGAGGGCGTCACCACGATCGAGATCAAGTCCGGATATGGGCTCGATACTGCAACCGAAACGCGCCAGCTCGCCGCGGCGCGCAGCCTTGGCCGGGAGCGGCCCGTTGCGATCCGCACGTCGTTCCTGGGGGCGCACGCGCTGCCGGTCGAAGCCAATGGCGACAAGGATCGTTACATCGATCTCGTCTGCAACGAGATGCTGCCCGCCGTCGCGAAGGCCGGCCTTGCCGATGCCGTCGATGCCTTCATGGAGGGCATCGCGTTCTCGGCCGAGCAGACCGCACGGGTGTTCGAGACGGCGAGGCAGCTTGGACTGCCTGTCAAACTCCATGCCGATCAGCTGTCGAACCTAGGTGGTGCTGCGCTTGCGGCGAAATTCTCCGCGCTCTCGGCCGATCACCTCGAGCACACCGACGAAGCCGGCGCAGCCGCGATGGCGAAGGCGGGTACCGTGGCGGTGCTGCTGCCCGGTGCATTCTACTTCATTCGCGAGACGCAGAAGCCACCGGTCGAGACGTTCCGCAAGACTGGCGCCTGCATGGCGCTGGCGACCGATTGCAATCCCGGCAGTTCGCCGCTGACCTCGCTGCTGCTCGCGATGAACATGGGCGCGACGCTGTTTCGGATGACGGTTGCCGAATGCCTTGCCGGCGTCACCCGCGAAGGCGCGCGCGCTCTCGGCGTGCTGCAGGAGACTGGTACGTTAGAGGCCGGCAAATGGTGTGATCTCGCCATCTGGGATATCGAGCGGCCGGCCGAGCTAGTCTATCGCATCGGCTTCAACCCGCTGCAACGCCGAGTATGGAGGGGGCAGTGA
- a CDS encoding formimidoylglutamate deiminase, giving the protein MTRLHFTSALLPSGWANDVQVVITAGAIAEVTPGVPPAAGDERHALAVPGLASLHSHAFQRGMAGLAELRGDSTDTFWTWRETMYRFALAMTPDDVASVATLLYVEMLEQGFTRVGEFHYLHHDRDGAHYADLGEMAARIAQAAEASGIALTLLPSFYAHGSFGGALPHAGQRRFICSVDQFAALMAASRKAISGLPSANIGIAPHSLRAVTPDELAAIIPLADGGPVHIHAAEQVKEVEDCLAWSGRRPVQWLLEHAPLDRRWCLIHATHMTDEEVTAFAKTSAVAGLCPITEASLGDGIFSAREFLAAGGAFGVGTDSNVLVGVADELRQLEYGQRLKHRQRNVLSSGAGRSTGRTLFDHALAGGARALAQPMVGLAPGACADIVTLDTTHPSLAERTGDAAIDGWIFAAGDGAIDCVWAGGGKVVEGGRHRLRQAAREGFNAAVRRLVA; this is encoded by the coding sequence ATGACCCGACTGCATTTCACCTCCGCGCTCCTGCCCTCGGGCTGGGCCAATGACGTGCAGGTGGTGATCACCGCCGGCGCGATCGCGGAGGTGACGCCGGGCGTGCCGCCGGCCGCCGGCGACGAGCGCCACGCACTTGCGGTTCCGGGGTTGGCTAGCCTGCACAGCCACGCCTTCCAGCGCGGCATGGCGGGCCTCGCCGAATTGCGCGGCGACAGCACCGACACGTTCTGGACCTGGCGCGAGACGATGTACCGTTTCGCACTGGCGATGACGCCGGACGACGTCGCGTCCGTCGCAACGCTGCTCTATGTCGAGATGCTGGAGCAGGGTTTTACCCGCGTCGGCGAATTCCATTATCTGCATCATGATCGCGACGGCGCCCATTACGCCGACCTTGGCGAGATGGCCGCGCGCATCGCACAGGCTGCCGAAGCTTCCGGCATTGCGCTGACTCTGCTGCCGAGTTTTTATGCGCATGGCTCATTTGGTGGCGCGCTGCCGCATGCGGGCCAACGGCGCTTCATCTGCTCGGTCGATCAGTTCGCCGCGCTCATGGCCGCCTCGCGCAAGGCGATCAGCGGTTTGCCGAGCGCCAATATAGGCATCGCGCCGCATAGCTTGCGCGCGGTGACACCCGACGAGCTCGCGGCGATCATCCCGCTTGCCGATGGCGGGCCGGTGCACATTCACGCCGCCGAGCAAGTGAAGGAAGTCGAGGATTGCCTGGCTTGGTCGGGACGGCGGCCGGTGCAATGGCTGCTGGAGCATGCGCCGCTCGATCGGCGCTGGTGCCTCATCCACGCCACGCACATGACGGATGAGGAAGTCACCGCGTTCGCCAAGACCAGTGCTGTCGCGGGTCTCTGCCCCATCACGGAGGCAAGCCTCGGCGACGGCATCTTTTCGGCCCGCGAGTTTCTCGCTGCCGGCGGCGCGTTCGGTGTCGGCACAGATTCCAACGTGCTGGTCGGCGTCGCCGACGAATTGCGCCAACTCGAATATGGCCAGCGCCTCAAGCACCGCCAGCGCAACGTGCTCTCCAGTGGCGCGGGCCGCTCCACGGGTCGCACGCTATTCGACCATGCTCTTGCGGGCGGCGCGCGAGCGCTGGCGCAACCGATGGTCGGCCTCGCACCGGGCGCGTGCGCCGATATCGTCACGCTCGACACGACGCATCCTTCGCTGGCGGAACGCACTGGCGATGCAGCCATCGACGGATGGATCTTCGCCGCAGGCGATGGCGCGATCGACTGCGTCTGGGCCGGCGGCGGCAAGGTCGTTGAAGGCGGCCGGCATAGGCTGCGTCAAGCCGCGCGCGAGGGTTTCAACGCGGCAGTGCGGAGGCTCGTCGCATGA
- the hutC gene encoding histidine utilization repressor — MSLVTDGDKPTLYKRIRADIEKRILTGEWPPGHRIPFEHELVARYGCSRMTVNKALSELAQADLIERRRRAGSFVRRPQHQSAVLKIADIRAEITGLGRSYGYELIGRKLRAATAADRDRLGVKKAGKVVAIACRHSADNVPFAIEDRLIDLASVPHAATADFAREPPGSWLLHHVPWTEAEHTISAIVADDRTAEALDIAVGAPCLVIDRYTWRSARTITAVRLLYPGDSHRLVARFKGG, encoded by the coding sequence ATGAGCCTCGTAACCGATGGCGACAAGCCGACGCTGTACAAGCGAATCCGCGCCGACATCGAGAAGCGCATCCTGACCGGCGAATGGCCACCGGGCCATCGCATTCCATTCGAGCACGAGTTGGTCGCGCGTTACGGCTGCTCGCGCATGACCGTGAACAAGGCGCTGTCGGAGCTGGCGCAAGCCGATCTGATCGAGCGGCGACGGCGTGCCGGCTCCTTCGTGCGCCGGCCGCAGCATCAATCTGCCGTACTCAAGATTGCCGACATCCGCGCCGAGATCACGGGGCTCGGCCGCTCCTACGGCTACGAGCTGATCGGCCGCAAGCTGCGCGCGGCGACCGCTGCCGACCGCGATCGCCTCGGCGTCAAGAAAGCCGGCAAGGTGGTCGCAATCGCCTGCCGGCACAGCGCCGACAACGTGCCCTTCGCCATCGAGGATAGGCTGATCGACCTTGCGTCCGTGCCGCATGCCGCAACCGCGGATTTTGCGCGCGAGCCGCCCGGCTCCTGGCTGCTTCACCATGTCCCATGGACGGAGGCCGAGCACACGATCAGTGCCATCGTTGCGGACGATCGCACGGCGGAGGCGCTCGACATCGCCGTCGGCGCCCCCTGCCTCGTGATCGACCGCTATACCTGGCGCAGCGCGCGGACCATCACCGCGGTTCGCCTGCTCTATCCCGGTGACTCTCACCGCCTTGTCGCCCGATTCAAGGGAGGCTGA
- a CDS encoding ABC transporter substrate-binding protein produces the protein MRSSKVFATIIALAASTPVLADDVKVGVGISGWTGFAPLTLAKEAGIFKKNGLDVTIKKIPQKDRHLAIASGDIQCAATTVETWISWNANGVATKQIFQLDKSYGADGMAVRNDVTAIKDLKGKTVAASAPGTSPYFALSWMLKKNGLTTKDVTVVNLEPAAAAQAFVSGQNDAAMTYEPYLSTVRAAPDKGKIIATTLDYPMVMDTFGCTPKFLTENPKAAKALADSYFEALEVIAKDQAKAYEIMGADVKQTGEQFGNSAKYLRWQDKAANQKFFAGDFLTFNKEAAELLLEIGIIKAAPKVEDLYDASFIK, from the coding sequence ATGCGTAGTTCAAAAGTATTTGCGACGATCATTGCCCTTGCGGCCTCCACTCCCGTGCTCGCCGACGACGTCAAGGTCGGCGTCGGCATCTCCGGCTGGACCGGCTTTGCGCCGCTGACGCTCGCGAAGGAGGCCGGCATCTTCAAGAAGAACGGGCTCGACGTCACCATCAAGAAGATCCCGCAGAAGGACCGGCATCTCGCCATCGCCTCCGGCGACATCCAATGCGCGGCGACCACGGTTGAGACCTGGATCTCGTGGAACGCCAACGGCGTTGCCACCAAGCAGATCTTCCAGCTCGACAAGAGCTATGGCGCCGACGGCATGGCCGTGCGCAACGACGTCACCGCGATCAAGGACCTGAAGGGCAAGACCGTCGCAGCCTCCGCGCCGGGTACCTCGCCGTATTTCGCGCTTTCCTGGATGCTCAAGAAGAACGGCCTGACGACGAAGGACGTGACCGTGGTGAACCTGGAGCCGGCTGCGGCCGCGCAGGCTTTCGTCTCCGGCCAGAACGATGCCGCGATGACCTATGAGCCGTACCTCTCGACCGTGCGCGCCGCCCCAGACAAGGGCAAGATCATCGCGACCACGCTCGACTATCCGATGGTGATGGACACCTTCGGCTGCACGCCGAAATTCCTGACGGAGAATCCCAAGGCCGCCAAGGCTCTCGCCGACAGCTATTTCGAGGCGCTCGAGGTGATCGCCAAGGACCAGGCCAAGGCCTATGAGATCATGGGCGCCGACGTGAAGCAGACCGGCGAGCAGTTCGGCAACTCGGCGAAATATCTGCGCTGGCAGGACAAGGCCGCGAACCAGAAATTCTTCGCCGGCGATTTCCTGACCTTCAACAAGGAGGCCGCCGAGCTGCTGCTCGAGATCGGCATCATCAAGGCCGCACCCAAGGTCGAAGACCTCTACGACGCGAGCTTCATCAAGTAA
- a CDS encoding ABC transporter permease, with protein sequence MRPLDPVTSRQRAAYGLAFFVLFVALWSWATIGGHVSKTFLANPLTMVQEGVELLTKHGFLYDIGMTIWRVVGGFALAAIIAVPLGVLMGAYKPVEAFLEPFVSFARYLPASAFIPLLILWAGIGELQKLLVIFIGSVFQVILMVAVTVGATRRDLVEAAYTLGASDRGIIRRVLLPSSAPEIAEILRLVLGWAWTYVIVAELIGSSSGIGHMITDSQALLNTGQIIFGIIVIGLIGLISDFLFKAFNAWLFPWKLA encoded by the coding sequence ATGCGTCCTCTGGACCCCGTTACATCGAGGCAGCGCGCGGCCTATGGCCTTGCGTTCTTCGTGCTGTTCGTCGCCCTCTGGTCGTGGGCGACGATCGGCGGCCATGTGTCGAAGACCTTCCTCGCCAATCCCCTGACCATGGTGCAGGAGGGCGTCGAGCTGCTCACCAAGCACGGCTTCCTCTACGACATCGGCATGACGATCTGGCGCGTCGTCGGCGGCTTTGCGCTCGCCGCCATCATCGCGGTGCCGCTCGGCGTGCTGATGGGGGCGTACAAGCCGGTCGAAGCGTTCCTCGAACCGTTCGTCTCCTTTGCACGCTATCTGCCCGCCTCCGCCTTCATCCCGCTGCTGATCCTGTGGGCCGGCATCGGCGAATTGCAGAAGCTGCTCGTCATCTTCATCGGTTCGGTGTTCCAGGTCATCCTGATGGTCGCGGTGACCGTCGGCGCCACGCGGCGCGACCTGGTCGAAGCCGCCTATACGCTGGGCGCCAGCGACCGGGGCATCATCCGCCGGGTGCTGCTGCCCTCCTCCGCGCCGGAGATCGCCGAGATCCTGCGGCTGGTGCTGGGTTGGGCCTGGACCTACGTCATCGTCGCCGAGCTGATCGGCTCGTCCTCCGGCATCGGCCACATGATCACCGACAGCCAAGCCCTGCTCAACACCGGCCAGATCATCTTCGGCATCATCGTGATCGGATTGATCGGCCTCATCTCGGACTTCCTGTTCAAGGCGTTCAACGCCTGGCTGTTTCCGTGGAAGCTCGCATGA
- a CDS encoding ABC transporter ATP-binding protein — MTTLRIEQVSRTFPARHGNAPTKALEPTDLVIGNNDFVTILGPSGCGKSTLLRIVAGLDRPTSGRVTLDGREVTGPGADRGMVFQSYTLFPWLTVRENIAFGLRERGVAEGERNKIADAFIRQVGLAGFENHWPKQLSGGMQQRTAIARALANDPKILLLDEPFGALDNQTRALMQEMLLGIWERDQKTVLFVTHDIEEAIFLGSRVIVMSARPGRIKAEINVDLPHPRSYKIKTTPEFVQLKERLVEEIRTEALKVAEHA; from the coding sequence ATGACGACGCTCAGGATCGAACAGGTTTCGCGCACCTTTCCTGCGCGCCATGGCAACGCGCCGACCAAGGCGCTGGAGCCGACCGACCTGGTCATCGGCAACAACGACTTCGTCACCATCCTCGGACCCTCCGGCTGCGGCAAGTCCACGCTGCTCCGCATCGTCGCCGGCCTCGACCGTCCGACCAGCGGACGCGTGACGCTCGATGGACGCGAGGTGACCGGCCCGGGCGCCGATCGCGGCATGGTGTTCCAATCCTACACGCTGTTCCCGTGGCTGACCGTGCGCGAGAACATCGCCTTTGGTTTGCGCGAGCGCGGCGTGGCCGAGGGCGAGCGCAACAAGATCGCCGACGCCTTCATCCGCCAGGTCGGCTTGGCCGGCTTCGAGAACCACTGGCCGAAGCAACTCTCCGGCGGCATGCAGCAGCGCACCGCAATTGCGCGCGCGCTCGCCAATGATCCGAAGATCCTGCTGCTCGACGAGCCCTTCGGCGCGCTCGACAACCAGACCCGCGCCCTGATGCAGGAGATGCTGCTCGGGATCTGGGAGCGCGACCAGAAGACGGTGCTGTTCGTGACCCACGACATCGAGGAAGCCATCTTCCTCGGCAGCCGCGTCATCGTCATGAGCGCGCGTCCCGGCCGGATCAAGGCCGAGATCAATGTCGACCTGCCGCATCCGCGCTCCTACAAGATTAAGACCACGCCGGAATTCGTCCAGCTCAAGGAACGGCTGGTCGAGGAGATCCGCACCGAGGCGCTGAAGGTTGCCGAACATGCCTGA
- a CDS encoding Zn-dependent hydrolase, with protein sequence MPDTPPRTEGTRVLADLNALRAIGAYKTGVHKPTFSEPHRQSLDWLVQKLPDAGLSAAIDGIGNVFGTSTKPGPKLLAGSHLESQNYAGWLDGPLGVIYALEAARVLNADPAFNGAVEVACWCDEEGHFGSFLGSRSFVGQVTEAEIDAARDRTSGRSMREALADMGLSGRARVTAEPGRHVGYLEAHIEQGDTLESGRLAIGVVTSIVGIWQYRINFAGEQNHAGTTRMAVRKDAGLALAKFCVAIDERFPDACGPRTVWTTGRITLDPGAPSIIPGGAEMLFQIRDDDPAVIARLEQLLRTMVDEVNAKGPCTVTVTKLRTGAPAMMNSGFQDTIEAASKAFAGGRSIRMPSGAGHDAQMLATIMPAAMLFVPSIGGISHHWTENTADSDIVTGAEVFVDACRRILGG encoded by the coding sequence ATGCCTGACACTCCGCCCCGCACTGAGGGAACGCGCGTCCTCGCCGACCTCAACGCGCTCCGCGCCATCGGCGCCTACAAGACCGGCGTGCACAAGCCGACCTTCTCCGAGCCGCACAGGCAGTCGCTCGACTGGCTGGTGCAGAAGCTGCCCGATGCGGGCCTCTCCGCCGCGATCGACGGCATCGGCAACGTCTTCGGCACCAGCACGAAGCCGGGACCGAAACTGCTCGCGGGCTCACATCTGGAAAGCCAGAATTACGCCGGCTGGCTCGATGGCCCGCTCGGCGTTATCTATGCGCTGGAAGCCGCGCGCGTGCTCAATGCCGATCCCGCCTTCAACGGCGCGGTCGAAGTCGCCTGCTGGTGCGACGAGGAAGGGCATTTCGGCAGCTTCCTCGGCTCGCGCTCGTTTGTGGGGCAAGTGACCGAGGCCGAAATCGATGCCGCGCGCGACCGCACCAGCGGCCGCTCCATGCGCGAGGCACTCGCCGACATGGGTCTTTCCGGACGGGCGCGCGTCACCGCCGAGCCGGGCCGGCACGTCGGATATCTCGAGGCGCATATCGAGCAGGGCGACACGCTCGAAAGCGGCCGCCTCGCGATCGGCGTCGTGACCTCCATCGTCGGCATCTGGCAATACAGGATCAACTTCGCCGGCGAGCAGAACCACGCCGGCACCACGCGCATGGCCGTACGCAAGGATGCGGGGCTGGCGCTGGCCAAGTTCTGCGTCGCGATCGACGAACGTTTCCCTGATGCTTGCGGTCCGCGGACGGTGTGGACCACCGGCCGCATCACGCTCGATCCGGGCGCGCCGAGCATCATTCCGGGCGGCGCAGAGATGCTGTTCCAGATCCGCGATGACGATCCCGCCGTCATCGCGCGGCTGGAGCAATTGCTGCGGACTATGGTAGACGAGGTCAACGCGAAGGGCCCCTGCACCGTCACCGTCACGAAGCTGCGCACCGGCGCACCTGCGATGATGAACTCCGGCTTTCAGGATACGATCGAAGCCGCAAGCAAGGCCTTCGCCGGCGGACGATCCATCCGCATGCCCAGCGGCGCCGGCCACGATGCGCAAATGCTAGCAACGATCATGCCCGCGGCCATGCTGTTCGTGCCGTCGATCGGCGGCATCAGCCATCACTGGACCGAGAACACAGCGGATTCCGATATCGTCACCGGCGCGGAGGTGTTCGTCGACGCCTGCCGCCGCATTCTCGGCGGCTAG
- a CDS encoding catalase, producing the protein MSESPNGAATPASIVEALKAVAGRPTNVRASFAKGWCVRGTYTPSDKAGNVTRSRSFTRPSRVLARFSVGGGNPDVADTNRQVLRGFSFRLGNEAHRSDILTQSAPVHFARTLEQMLAFLEARIPPLNEARIAAFSSANPETLNQADYVAARQLPGSFAGTTYWGVHAFPATSTNGETRFIKFKVAPVGDDFTLTEQEADTMPADFLHHDLKGRIATGDARLNVMALLDRPGDPVMDVTVRWPDEDSREEVRLGTIVITAFEPNEACDASIFDPVNLADGIGHPPDEIFAARRTGYAISLAKRR; encoded by the coding sequence TTGTCAGAGAGCCCGAACGGCGCCGCAACGCCTGCCTCCATCGTCGAAGCCCTCAAGGCCGTCGCCGGCCGTCCGACGAACGTGCGCGCGAGCTTCGCCAAAGGCTGGTGCGTCCGCGGCACCTATACCCCGTCGGACAAAGCGGGGAACGTCACGCGATCGCGGAGCTTTACGAGACCATCGCGCGTGCTGGCCCGTTTCTCGGTGGGCGGCGGCAATCCCGACGTGGCAGACACCAACCGGCAGGTGCTGCGCGGCTTCAGCTTCAGGCTCGGCAATGAGGCTCATCGGTCCGACATCCTCACACAGAGCGCGCCCGTGCATTTCGCGAGGACACTCGAACAGATGCTGGCCTTCCTCGAAGCACGCATTCCCCCCTTGAACGAGGCCAGGATCGCAGCCTTCTCGTCGGCCAATCCCGAGACGCTCAATCAGGCGGACTATGTCGCCGCGCGTCAGCTGCCCGGAAGCTTTGCCGGCACGACCTATTGGGGCGTGCACGCCTTTCCGGCCACCAGCACGAACGGCGAGACACGCTTCATCAAGTTCAAGGTCGCGCCCGTCGGCGACGACTTCACGCTGACTGAACAGGAAGCCGACACGATGCCGGCCGACTTCCTGCACCACGACCTGAAGGGGCGGATTGCCACGGGCGATGCTCGCCTCAACGTGATGGCGCTGCTCGACCGTCCGGGCGACCCGGTCATGGACGTGACCGTGCGTTGGCCGGACGAGGACAGCCGTGAAGAGGTGCGCCTGGGTACGATCGTGATCACGGCATTCGAACCGAACGAGGCCTGCGACGCCTCGATTTTCGACCCGGTCAATCTTGCCGACGGCATCGGCCACCCGCCGGACGAGATCTTTGCGGCGCGGCGCACCGGCTATGCCATTTCGCTGGCGAAACGACGCTGA
- a CDS encoding AraC family transcriptional regulator codes for MTQPGAYGQRLGHFLRLTETPPALVTRSLRGTELAVTETRNDRPVRGLSGSFAAEDAFLVSLKLQDYPDCELWDDGKCIMKADVHAGTTYLYDLKRDPRYVIDKPFHSLHFYIPRSALDSISEQCHAPRIDELDCRVGLGHDDETIRHIGASLRKGLRRPDEANQLFIDHMMLGLTAHVAQTYGGLAPRSEPARGGLAPWQVKRACERLESDLGGKLSLQKIAAELDLSVSHFSRAFRVSVGLPPHQWLLHQRVKAAKQLMTVRDLPLTEIAISAGFANQSHFTRVFSSIVGASPAAWRRETLGASRAGA; via the coding sequence ATGACCCAGCCAGGCGCCTATGGACAGAGGCTCGGGCACTTCCTGCGTTTGACGGAAACGCCGCCCGCCTTGGTCACGCGCTCGCTGCGCGGCACCGAGCTCGCGGTGACCGAAACCCGGAATGATCGCCCGGTGCGAGGTCTGTCCGGTTCGTTTGCCGCCGAAGACGCCTTTCTTGTCAGCCTGAAATTACAGGATTACCCGGATTGCGAGCTTTGGGATGACGGCAAGTGCATCATGAAGGCTGACGTCCACGCCGGCACGACTTATCTTTACGACCTCAAGCGCGATCCGCGCTATGTCATCGACAAGCCGTTCCACTCCCTGCACTTCTACATTCCACGTTCGGCACTCGACAGCATCTCCGAGCAGTGCCATGCGCCGCGGATCGACGAGCTCGATTGTCGGGTCGGCCTTGGACACGACGACGAAACGATCCGCCACATCGGCGCATCGCTGCGGAAAGGCCTGCGCAGACCGGACGAGGCCAACCAGCTCTTCATCGATCACATGATGCTCGGGCTGACCGCCCATGTCGCTCAGACCTATGGCGGGCTTGCGCCGAGATCCGAGCCCGCGCGGGGTGGCCTTGCGCCCTGGCAGGTGAAGCGCGCTTGCGAGAGGCTGGAATCCGACCTCGGCGGCAAGCTCTCGCTCCAGAAGATTGCGGCTGAGCTGGATCTCTCGGTCAGCCATTTTTCCCGCGCATTTCGCGTCTCCGTCGGCTTGCCACCGCACCAATGGCTGCTTCATCAGCGCGTCAAGGCTGCCAAGCAGCTGATGACGGTTCGCGACCTGCCGCTGACGGAGATCGCGATCTCGGCCGGGTTCGCCAACCAGAGTCACTTCACGCGCGTGTTTTCCTCGATCGTCGGCGCCAGCCCGGCCGCCTGGCGCCGTGAGACGCTCGGCGCTTCGCGCGCGGGGGCGTGA
- a CDS encoding MFS transporter, which yields MLSADRPATRLATRLAFLVAGFGIACWAPLVPFAKSRLGVDDGILGLLLLSLGIGSVLAMLLTGVLSARYGSRPIILAGGFGLAVVLPLLAIASSPAALALALFAFGAALGSIDVAMNIHAVEVERAAARPLMSGFHALFSIGGFAGSALMTALLSLQLGALSCTLICSALMLIAMLVTWPRLLRSAQAQEGPLFVLPHGSVLLLALLAAITFLVEGAMLDWGALLVIGAGLVSEAQGGAGYIVFSIAMTIGRLGGDAVVARIGDRATLLWGSLIAIAGFVVLLTASMAAVAMAGFLLIGLGASNLVPVLFRGAAKQTAMPTGLAVAAITTAGYAGILIGPAGVGFVAGVSGLPMAFWLLAALMGLVTLAAGIVTREQARTSRVEA from the coding sequence ATGCTTTCTGCCGACCGGCCGGCGACGCGCCTCGCGACCCGGCTCGCCTTCCTCGTCGCAGGCTTCGGCATCGCATGCTGGGCGCCGCTGGTGCCGTTCGCGAAGTCGCGCCTCGGCGTCGACGACGGCATCCTCGGATTGCTGCTTCTCAGCCTCGGCATCGGATCGGTCCTCGCCATGCTTCTGACCGGCGTGCTGAGCGCGCGCTATGGCAGCAGGCCGATCATCCTCGCGGGCGGGTTCGGCCTCGCCGTCGTCCTGCCGCTGCTCGCGATCGCAAGCTCGCCTGCGGCGCTGGCGCTGGCGCTGTTTGCGTTCGGCGCCGCGCTCGGCTCGATCGATGTCGCCATGAACATCCATGCCGTGGAGGTCGAGCGCGCCGCGGCTCGTCCGCTGATGTCCGGCTTCCACGCCCTGTTCAGCATCGGCGGCTTCGCCGGATCCGCGCTGATGACGGCGCTGCTCTCGCTGCAGCTGGGCGCGCTCAGTTGCACGCTGATCTGCTCTGCCTTGATGCTGATCGCAATGCTGGTGACCTGGCCGCGCCTGCTCCGGTCGGCCCAGGCCCAGGAAGGGCCGCTATTCGTGCTGCCGCATGGATCGGTGCTGCTGCTCGCGCTGCTGGCCGCCATCACCTTCCTGGTCGAAGGCGCGATGCTCGATTGGGGCGCGCTGCTCGTCATCGGCGCAGGCCTCGTCTCGGAGGCGCAAGGTGGCGCCGGCTATATCGTGTTCTCGATCGCGATGACGATCGGGCGGCTCGGCGGCGACGCCGTCGTCGCGCGCATCGGCGACCGCGCGACGCTGCTGTGGGGAAGCCTGATCGCCATCGCGGGCTTCGTGGTCCTGCTCACGGCTTCGATGGCGGCGGTCGCGATGGCCGGCTTCCTGCTGATCGGCCTCGGCGCATCGAACCTCGTGCCGGTCCTGTTCCGCGGGGCGGCCAAGCAAACCGCCATGCCCACGGGGCTGGCGGTCGCGGCAATCACGACAGCCGGTTATGCGGGCATCCTGATCGGTCCCGCCGGCGTCGGCTTCGTTGCCGGCGTCAGCGGGCTGCCGATGGCGTTTTGGCTGCTGGCGGCGCTGATGGGTCTCGTCACGCTGGCGGCGGGCATCGTCACGCGGGAGCAGGCCCGGACATCGCGCGTCGAAGCCTGA
- the msrA gene encoding peptide-methionine (S)-S-oxide reductase MsrA, which yields MTTERAVLAGGCFWGMQDLIRKQPGVISTRVGYTGGHVKNATYRNHEGHAEAIEIIFNPAKTSFRTMLEFFFQIHDPTTLNRQGNDLGTSYRSAIFYTSDQQKRIAEDTIADVEASGLWPGKVVTEVAPAAEFWEAEPEHQDYLERYPAGYTCHFIRPDWKLPRRAVAAEG from the coding sequence ATGACGACAGAGCGCGCAGTTTTGGCCGGAGGCTGCTTCTGGGGCATGCAGGATCTGATCCGCAAGCAGCCCGGTGTGATCTCGACCCGCGTCGGCTACACCGGCGGGCATGTGAAGAACGCCACCTATCGCAATCACGAAGGGCACGCCGAAGCCATCGAGATCATCTTCAATCCCGCTAAGACGAGCTTCCGGACCATGCTGGAGTTCTTCTTCCAGATCCATGATCCGACCACACTCAACCGTCAGGGCAACGATCTCGGCACGAGCTATCGTTCGGCGATCTTCTACACGAGTGATCAGCAGAAGCGGATCGCCGAAGACACCATCGCCGACGTCGAGGCGTCTGGTCTGTGGCCCGGCAAGGTGGTGACCGAAGTCGCGCCCGCAGCAGAGTTCTGGGAAGCCGAGCCCGAGCATCAGGATTATCTCGAACGCTATCCTGCCGGATACACCTGTCACTTCATCCGGCCCGACTGGAAGCTGCCGCGCCGGGCAGTTGCTGCCGAAGGCTAG